The following are from one region of the Lineus longissimus chromosome 19, tnLinLong1.2, whole genome shotgun sequence genome:
- the LOC135502913 gene encoding hydroxyacid-oxoacid transhydrogenase, mitochondrial-like isoform X2, whose product MAIRSTRETVRGLMRAISATTCRCPAHAQMDPRATPVLKVKSSSSDNREYAFEMACSNIRYGEGVTQEVGMDFINMKAKKVALFTDSKLVNLPPVKVAIASLEQNGVNYQLFDKVRVEPTDVSFKSAIEFARAGNFDAYLAVGGGSVIDTCKAANLYATKPDAEFLDFVNAPIGKGLPVEHELKPLIAVPTTSGTGSETTGVAVFDYIPLGAKTGIANRAIRPTLGIVDPLHTLHMPERVAAYSGFDVLCHALESYTALPYLDRSPRPTNPKFRPAYQGSNPISDVWSNHALRVVAKYFKRAVYDQSDMEARSAMHLASAFAGIGFGNAGCHLCHGLSYAIAGGVRTYQPDDYTKDHPIIPHGLSVVLTAPSVFKFTGPSCPERHLEAAKILGVDVTNVKLADAGLVLSERMREIMQEMKVEDGLNVVGFTTADIPQLVKGTLPQTRITALSPRPQSEEDLAMLYETSMKIY is encoded by the exons ATGGCGATTCGCAGCACAAGAGAGACGGTTCGGGGACTTATGCGGGCAATATCTGCTACAAC aTGCAGATGTCCCGCTCATGCTCAGATGGATCCCCGGGCTACTCCAG TCCTCAAGGTCAAAAGCAGCTCTAGTGACAACAGAGAATATGCTTTTGAG ATGGCGTGCTCGAATATCAGATATGGTGAAGGCGTCACCCAAGAAGTCGGCATGGACTTCATTAACATGAAGGCAAAGAAGGTTGCACTCTTCACAGATTCCAAACTAGTCAATCTCCCACCTGTTAAAGTTGCAATTGCGTCCCTGGAACAAAATGGCGTCAACTATCAACTGTTTGATAAAGTACGCGTGGAGCCCACTGACGTCAG tttcaagTCTGCCATAGAGTTTGCCCGTGCTGGTAACTTTGACGCGTATCTGGCGGTGGGCGGTGGTTCTGTCATAGACACATGTAAAGCTGCAAATCTCTATGCAACAAAACCTGACGCGGAATTCTTAGACTTTGTCAACGCTCCTATTGGGAAGGGTCTCCCTGTAGAGCACGAATTAAAGCCCTTGATTGCTG TGCCAACAACCTCAGGAACTGGTAGTGAAACCACTGGCGTTGCCGTCTTTGACTACATTCCCCTTGGTGCTAAAACAGGAATTGCTAACCGTGCCATACGACCGACACTTGGGATCGTTGACCCTCTCCACACCCTGCACATGCCTGAGCGAGTCGCTGCATACAGCGGTTTCGACGTTCTTTG CCATGCCCTCGAGTCCTACACCGCTCTTCCATACCTGGACAGAAGCCCACGGCCAACGAACCCCAAATTCCGACCAGCATACCAAGGAAGTAACCCCATCAGCGATGTCTGGTCCAATCACGCACTCAGAGTCGTTGCAAAGTATTTCAAAAG GGCTGTATATGACCAGTCGGATATGGAGGCTAGGTCCGCTATGCATCTTGCTTCTGCATTTGCTGGTATAGGGTTTGGGAACGCCGGGTGTCATCTGTG CCATGGTTTGTCGTATGCCATCGCTGGAGGTGTGCGGACCTATCAACCTGATGATTATACCAAGGATCATCCAATTATT CCTCATGGTCTGTCTGTCGTCCTGACCGCTCCGTCTGTCTTCAAGTTCACCGGTCCTTCTTGTCCAGAAAGGCATCTTGAAGCTGCCAAAATCTTAG GTGTTGATGTGACTAATGTGAAGTTAGCTGACGCCGGTCTTGTGCTGTCTGAACGAATGAGAGAGATTATGCAGGAGATGAAGGTCGAAGATGGTTTGAATGTGGTCGGGTTCACCACCGCCGATATCCCGCAGCTAGTCAAGGGCACACTTCCACAG ACGAGGATCACAGCTCTATCACCGCGGCCACAGTCAGAGGAGGACTTGGCCATGCTGTACGAGACCTCGATGAAGATCTACTAG
- the LOC135502913 gene encoding hydroxyacid-oxoacid transhydrogenase, mitochondrial-like isoform X1, producing MAIRSTRETVRGLMRAISATTCRCPAHAQMDPRATPVLKVKSSSSDNREYAFEMACSNIRYGEGVTQEVGMDFINMKAKKVALFTDSKLVNLPPVKVAIASLEQNGVNYQLFDKVRVEPTDVSFKSAIEFARAGNFDAYLAVGGGSVIDTCKAANLYATKPDAEFLDFVNAPIGKGLPVEHELKPLIAVPTTSGTGSETTGVAVFDYIPLGAKTGIANRAIRPTLGIVDPLHTLHMPERVAAYSGFDVLCHALESYTALPYLDRSPRPTNPKFRPAYQGSNPISDVWSNHALRVVAKYFKRSVFDQSDMEARSQMHLASAFAGIGFGNAGVHLCHGLSYAIAGGVRTYQPDDYTKDHPIIPHGLSVVLTAPSVFKFTGPSCPERHLEAAKILGVDVTNVKLADAGLVLSERMREIMQEMKVEDGLNVVGFTTADIPQLVKGTLPQTRITALSPRPQSEEDLAMLYETSMKIY from the exons ATGGCGATTCGCAGCACAAGAGAGACGGTTCGGGGACTTATGCGGGCAATATCTGCTACAAC aTGCAGATGTCCCGCTCATGCTCAGATGGATCCCCGGGCTACTCCAG TCCTCAAGGTCAAAAGCAGCTCTAGTGACAACAGAGAATATGCTTTTGAG ATGGCGTGCTCGAATATCAGATATGGTGAAGGCGTCACCCAAGAAGTCGGCATGGACTTCATTAACATGAAGGCAAAGAAGGTTGCACTCTTCACAGATTCCAAACTAGTCAATCTCCCACCTGTTAAAGTTGCAATTGCGTCCCTGGAACAAAATGGCGTCAACTATCAACTGTTTGATAAAGTACGCGTGGAGCCCACTGACGTCAG tttcaagTCTGCCATAGAGTTTGCCCGTGCTGGTAACTTTGACGCGTATCTGGCGGTGGGCGGTGGTTCTGTCATAGACACATGTAAAGCTGCAAATCTCTATGCAACAAAACCTGACGCGGAATTCTTAGACTTTGTCAACGCTCCTATTGGGAAGGGTCTCCCTGTAGAGCACGAATTAAAGCCCTTGATTGCTG TGCCAACAACCTCAGGAACTGGTAGTGAAACCACTGGCGTTGCCGTCTTTGACTACATTCCCCTTGGTGCTAAAACAGGAATTGCTAACCGTGCCATACGACCGACACTTGGGATCGTTGACCCTCTCCACACCCTGCACATGCCTGAGCGAGTCGCTGCATACAGCGGTTTCGACGTTCTTTG CCATGCCCTCGAGTCCTACACCGCTCTTCCATACCTGGACAGAAGCCCACGGCCAACGAACCCCAAATTCCGACCAGCATACCAAGGAAGTAACCCCATCAGCGATGTCTGGTCCAATCACGCACTCAGAGTCGTTGCAAAGTATTTCAAAAG GTCCGTGTTTGATCAATCCGACATGGAGGCCCGATCACAGATGCATCTAGCAAGCGCATTTGCCGGAATCGGTTTCGGAAATGCAGGAGTACATTTATG CCATGGTTTGTCGTATGCCATCGCTGGAGGTGTGCGGACCTATCAACCTGATGATTATACCAAGGATCATCCAATTATT CCTCATGGTCTGTCTGTCGTCCTGACCGCTCCGTCTGTCTTCAAGTTCACCGGTCCTTCTTGTCCAGAAAGGCATCTTGAAGCTGCCAAAATCTTAG GTGTTGATGTGACTAATGTGAAGTTAGCTGACGCCGGTCTTGTGCTGTCTGAACGAATGAGAGAGATTATGCAGGAGATGAAGGTCGAAGATGGTTTGAATGTGGTCGGGTTCACCACCGCCGATATCCCGCAGCTAGTCAAGGGCACACTTCCACAG ACGAGGATCACAGCTCTATCACCGCGGCCACAGTCAGAGGAGGACTTGGCCATGCTGTACGAGACCTCGATGAAGATCTACTAG